A single genomic interval of Gossypium raimondii isolate GPD5lz chromosome 11, ASM2569854v1, whole genome shotgun sequence harbors:
- the LOC105761401 gene encoding dirigent protein 15: MEKQMIFAWAMIFCLAVAPVCGQYYSKTIKAGPRVEKMTRLRFFYHDIPSGKNPTTFLIAQANITQDFFSPSPYGSLYSMDDPLTLEPERTSKMVGNAQGLYLALSRDPTKFTAVFYADFAFTIGKFKGSSFSLFSRYPLTDFVPGPDVIREMAIVGGTGAFRMATGFALFRATSSNSRTGDASLEVDVTLYHY, encoded by the coding sequence atggaaaaacagATGATATTTGCATGGGCAATGATATTTTGCCTCGCCGTAGCACCGGTCTGTGGCCAATACTACTCCAAAACTATCAAGGCAGGTCCTCGGGTGGAAAAGATGACCCGACTTCGCTTCTTCTACCACGATATTCCCAGTGGTAAAAATCCTACTACATTCCTGATAGCTCAGGCCAACATCACCCAAGATTTCTTTTCCCCATCCCCATACGGAAGCTTGTATTCAATGGATGATCCCCTCACTCTAGAGCCTGAACGAACATCCAAGATGGTTGGAAATGCCCAAGGGCTGTACCTAGCACTAAGTCGAGACCCTACCAAGTTCACGGCAGTTTTTTACGCTGATTTTGCGTTTACCATTGGCAAGTTCAAGGGGAGCTCCTTTAGCTTGTTCTCACGATATCCCCTCACAGATTTTGTTCCTGGCCCTGACGTAATTCGTGAAATGGCAATAGTGGGAGGGACAGGTGCGTTTAGGATGGCCACAGGGTTTGCACTATTTCGGGCCACTTCTTCCAACTCCAGGACTGGAGATGCCAGTCTCGAGGTCGATGTTACTTTGTACCACTACTAA